The following proteins come from a genomic window of Sorghum bicolor cultivar BTx623 chromosome 3, Sorghum_bicolor_NCBIv3, whole genome shotgun sequence:
- the LOC110433516 gene encoding delta-1-pyrroline-5-carboxylate synthase 2 — translation MGRGGIGGAVGMAMENADSARAFVKDVKRIIIKVGTAVVTGQNGRLAMGRLGSLCEQVKQLNFQGYEVILVTSGAVGVGRQRLQYRKLIHSSFADLQNPQMNFDGKACAAVGQSGLMAIYDTLFSQLDVTSSQLLVTDRDFKDPSFGDQLRETVFALLNLKVIPLFNENDAISTRRQSDEDSSGVFWDNDSLAALLAAELNADLLIMLSDVEGLYSGPPSDPQSKIIHTYVNEKHGKLISFGEKSNVGRGGMQAKVAAAANAASKGVPVVIASGFATDSIIKVLKGEKIGTLFHNEANLWECSKEATAREMAVAARDCSRRLQKLSSDERKKILLDIADALEANEGAIRSENEADVEAAQGAGYEKSLVARMTLKPGKITNLARSIRAIADMEDPISHTLKRTEVAKDLVFEKAYCPLGVLLIIFESRPDALVQIASLAIRSGNGLLLKGGKEAMRSNAILHKVITGVIPDIVGKKLIGHVTSKDEIADLLALDDVIDLVIPRGSKNLVSQIKATTKIPVLGHADGICHVYIDKSADMDMAKRIVLDAKVDYPAACNAMETLLVHKDLNKSEGLDDLLVELEKEGVVIYGGPVAHDKLKVPKVDSFRHEYSSMACTLEFVDDVQSAIDHINRYGSAHTDCIITTDESAAEAFLQQVDSAAVFHNASTRFCDGTRFGLGAEVGISTGRIHARGPVGVDGLLTTRCILRGSGQVVNGDKGVVYTHKDLPLQ, via the exons ATGGGGAGAGGAGGGATCGGAGGCGCGGTGGGCATGGCCATGGAGAACGCCGATTCCGCCCGCGCATTCGTCAAGGACGTCAAGCGAATCATTATCAAG GTGGGCACAGCTGTTGTCACTGGGCAGAATGGCCGATTGGCAATGGGCAGGCTCGGTTCTCTCTGTGAACAG GTGAAGCAACTGAATTTTCAAGGGTATGAGGTGATTCTGGTAACCTCAGGAGCTGTTGGTGTTGGGAGGCAGAGGCTCCAATACCGTAAGCTTATCCATAGCAG CTTTGCAGATCTGCAAAATCCTCAGATGAACTTTGATGGAAAGGCCTGTGCTGCTGTGGGTCAAAGTGGCCTGATGGCTATCTATGACACATTATTTAGCCAA CTTGATGTAACATCATCTCAACTTCTTGTAACGGATCGTGATTTCAAGGATCCAAGTTTTGGGGACCAGCTCCGCGAGACTGTTTTTGCACTATTAAATCTTAAAGTAATACCGTTATTTAATGAGAATGATGCCATCAGTACCCGGAGACAATCAGATGAG GATTCATCTGGTGTATTCTGGGATAATGACAGTCTAGCAGCTCTGTTGGCAGCCGAACTTAATGCTGATCTTCTTATCATGCTTAGTGATGTGGAGGGACTCTATAGTGGTCCACCAAGCGATCCTCAGTCAAAGATTATCCACACATATGTCAATGAAAAGCATGGGAAGCTAATTAGTTTTGGAGAGAAGTCTAATGTTGGAAGAGGTGGCATGCAAGCTAAAGTGGCTGCTGCTGCTAATGCTGCATCAAAAGGTGTACCTGTTGTCATTGCAAG TGGATTTGCAACGGATAGCATCATTAAAGTTCTCAAAGGAGAAAAGATTGGTACACTTTTCCACAATGAAGCAAATTTGTGGGAATGTTCCAAGGAAGCTACAGCCCGAGAGATGGCAGTTGCGGCAAGAGACTGTTCGAGACGTCTACAG AAGTTGTCATCAGATGAACGCAAAAAGATTTTGCTAGATATTGCTGATGCTCTGGAAGCAAATGAGGGTGCAATTAGGTCTGAAAATGAAGCCGATGTTGAGGCAGCACAAGGTGCTGGTTATGAAAAGTCGTTGGTTGCTAGGATGACCCTAAAGCCAGGAAAG ATAACAAACCTTGCAAGATCCATTCGTGCCATTGCTGACATGGAGGACCCTATTTCCCATACATTGAAAAGAACAGAG GTTGCTAAAGATCTGGTTTTTGAGAAAGCATATTGCCCATTGGGTGTTCTGCTCATTATTTTTGAGTCTCgtcctgatgcattggtccag ATTGCATCTCTGGCAATCCGAAGTGGTAATGGTCTTCTTTTGAAAGGAGGAAAAGAAGCTATGCGATCAAACGCAATATTACACAAG GTCATAACTGGGGTTATTCCAGATATTGTTGGTAAAAAGCTCATAGGCCATGTGACTAGCAAAGATGAAATTGCTGATTTGCTAGCG CTTGATGATGTGATTGATCTTGTCATTCCTAGAGGCAGCAAGAATCTAGTCTCCCAAATCAAAGCAACAACTAAGATTCCAGTTTTAGGTCATGCTG ATGGTATCTGCCATGTTTATATTGACAAATCAGCCGACATGGATATGGCAAAACGGATAGTATTGGACGCCAAGGTTGATTATCCAGCAGCATGTAATGCAATG GAAACACTACTTGTTCATAAAGATCTTAACAAGAGTGAGGGCCTTGATGATCTATTAGTGGAACTTGAAAAGGAAG GAGTAGTTATTTATGGTGGGCCTGTTGCACATGACAAATTGAAAGTACCAAAGGTAGATTCATTTCGCCATGAGTATAGCTCAATGGCATGCACTCTCGAATTTGTTGATGATGTGCAGTCAGCTATCGATCACATAAATCGTTATGGAAG TGCACACACAGACTGCATCATCACAACTGATGAAAGTGCTGCGGAGGCTTTTCTGCAGCAAGTCGATAG TGCTGCTGTGTTTCATAATGCAAGCACAAGGTTTTGTGATGGGACACGCTTTGGGCTAGGTGCAGAG GTTGGCATAAGTACAGGGCGCATACATGCCCGCGGACCTGTTGGAGTTGATGGACTTCTAACTACTCGCTG CATTTTACGCGGTAGTGGACAAGTGGTGAATGGTGACAAGGGAGTGGTTTACACCCACAAGGATCTTCCTTTGCAATGA
- the LOC8058905 gene encoding pentatricopeptide repeat-containing protein At3g46790, chloroplastic: protein MLAHSQAQPRRQAAPENGPATLPSHPKSRKKSAIFSVSARRCPFSPASPLLSTFPTFQLPSELRRPTQPNPTQPKYLPLPRRLTATPLLAFRRLRLRVRPRAAPIPMSATASPHTSLLHLPHRPFGPRRPRLTRLRCLASLAPASSGASPENEDHLIQTLCAHGRLARAAALLQGLPAPTQRTYESLLLAAARAGDTALAAAVHRRLEADPVFRSDPFLSTRLIDAYAALRALPAARQVFDEAPVKNIFVWNAMLKALALADHGEEALACLSDMGRVGVPVDSYSYAHGLKACIAASASHVPASARVREMHAHAIRRGYGSHTHVATTLIDCYAKLGMVSYAERVFASMPDRNLVSWSAMIGCYAKNERPGDAIQIFQEMMASDADLVPNSITIVSVLHACAGVNALGQGKVLHAYILRRGFDSLVSVLNALMAMYMKCGCLEIGRYIFNWIGRRRNVVSWNSLISGYGMHGFGSESIQVFEEMIQEGISPSIITFISVLGACSHAGLVEQGKKLFESMVEYNVTPRAEHYACMVDLLGRAGRLDEAVELIQSMRIQPSPQVWGSLLGACRIHGHVEYAEMACSHLFDLEPRNAGNYVLLADIYARAKLQNQVDVLKELLEEHALEKVPGCSWIEVKKKLYSFASVDKNPQVEELQALIGEFVTQMKNEGYVPDTGSVLYDIEEEEKERILLGHSEKLAVAFGLINTGSGEVIRITKNLRLCEDCHSVTKFISKFTNREIVVRDVNRFHHFRDGVCSCRDYW, encoded by the coding sequence ATGTTGGCCCACTCACAAGCCCAACCAAGACGCCAGGCCGCTCCAGAAAACGGGCCTGCAACTCTGCCAAGCCACCCAAAATCCCGCAAAAAATCCGCAATCTTCTCCGTCTCCGCGCGGCGCTGCCCATTCAGTCCCGCCTCGCCGCTGCTTTCCACTTTTCCAACCTTCCAGCTGCCGTCCGAGCTCCGACGTCCGACCCAACCCAACCCAACCCAACCGAAATATCTCCCTCTCCCGCGCCGCCTCACGGCGACGCCCCTCCTCGccttccgccgcctccgcctccgcgttCGCCCCCGCGCCGCCCCCATCCCCATGTCCGCCACTGCCTCCCCGCACACCTCCCTCCTCCACCTCCCCCACCGCCCGTTCGGGCCCAGGCGACCGAGGCTGACCCGCCTAAGGTGCCTCGCGTCGCTCGCGCCGGCGTCGTCGGGCGCTTCGCCGGAGAACGAGGACCACCTCATACAAACGCTCTGCGCCCACGGGCGCCTCGCCCGGGCCGCGGCGCTCTTGCAGGGGCTTCCCGCGCCAACGCAGCGCACCTACGAGTCGCTCCTGCTCGCGGCCGCGCGGGCGGGGGACACCGCGCTCGCCGCGGCCGTGCACCGCAGGCTCGAGGCGGACCCGGTGTTCCGCTCGGACCCCTTCCTGTCGACCCGCCTCATCGACGCCTATGCTGCGCTCAGAGCGCTCCCGGCCGCGCGCCAGGTGTTCGACGAGGCGCCTGTGAAGAACATCTTCGTGTGGAACGCGATGCTCAAGGCGCTCGCGCTCGCCGACCATGGAGAGGAGGCTCTCGCGTGCCTTTCTGACATGGGCCGGGTCGGTGTCCCCGTCGACAGCTACAGCTACGCGCATGGTCTTAAGGCCTGCATTGCAGCGTCAGCATCGCACGTGCCGGCCTCTGCCCGGGTACGGGAGATGCACGCTCATGCCATCCGTCGCGGCTATGGATCACACACGCATGTTGCCACCACTCTTATTGATTGCTACGCGAAGCTTGGGATGGTCAGCTATGCTGAGCGTGTGTTCGCTTCAATGCCTGATAGGAATCTTGTGTCATGGAGTGCCATGATTGGGTGCTATGCCAAGAATGAGCGTCCTGGTGATGCGATTCAGATCTTTCAGGAGATGATGGCTTCTGATGCAGACCTGGTACCAAACTCGATCACAATTGTTAGCGTCTTGCATGCCTGTGCTGGGGTAAATGCACTCGGTCAGGGCaaagtacttcatgcatatatCCTTCGGAGGGGTTTTGACTCACTTGTCTCAGTGCTGAATGCACTGATGGCAATGTACATGAAATGTGGGTGCCTTGAGATTGGGCGCTACATCTTCAATTGGATAGGACGCAGAAGGAATGTTGTGTCATGGAATTCACTTATATCTGGATATGGAATGCATGGCTTTGGTTCCGAGTCAATCCAGGTGTTTGAAGAGATGATTCAGGAAGGCATTTCGCCAAGTATCATCACATTTATCAGCGTACTTGGGGCTTGTAGCCATGCTGGACTTGTGGAGCAGGGAAAGAAGCTATTTGAATCAATGGTGGAGTACAATGTCACACCTCGTGCTGAGCACTATGCTTGCATGGTTGACCTTCTTGGTCGTGCTGGGCGTCTGGATGAAGCTGTGGAGCTGATACAGAGCATGCGCATTCAACCAAGCCCTCAAGTTTGGGGCTCACTTCTTGGAGCTTGCAGAATTCATGGCCATGTTGAGTATGCTGAGATGGCATGCTCTCATCTCTTTGATCTTGAGCCCCGAAATGCTGGAAACTATGTTCTCCTGGCAGATATTTATGCCCGAGCTAAGTTGCAGAACCAAGTTGATGTACTAAAGGAGTTACTTGAGGAGCATGCACTGGAGAAGGTGCCAGGCTGTAGCTGGATAgaggtgaagaagaagctgtACTCATTTGCTTCAGTTGACAAGAACCCACAGGTGGAGGAGCTGCAAGCATTGATTGGTGAGTTTGTGACACAGATGAAAAACGAGGGCTATGTCCCTGACACAGGATCAGTTCTGTATGATATTGAAGAagaggagaaggagaggattTTGCTTGGCCACAGTGAGAAGTTGGCTGTTGCTTTCGGGCTTATCAACACGGGCAGTGGAGAGGTTATCAGgatcacaaagaacctcaggcTTTGTGAGGACTGTCATTCAGTCACCAAGTTCATCTCCAAATTCACAAATCGGGAGATTGTTGTGAGGGACGTGAATCGATTTCACCACTTCAGGGATGGAGTTTGCTCGTGCAGGGATTACTGGTGA
- the LOC8058906 gene encoding BEL1-like homeodomain protein 9 — MSSAAGGYGGGAGSGAEPHCHGHGHGDFMLHHHAQHIAAQQLYHVPQHSRREKLRFPPDDSPPHASASAPQQQHAGVAWPPPPPPPAFYSYASSSTSSYSPHSPTLAQAQLVVAHGLAPPPLSSQIPTQNFALSLSSSSSNPPPAPPPQQRRAHAAPSAPFGPFTGYAAVLGRSRFLGPAEKLLEEICDVGGAASHVDRSVSDEGVLDADPMEAIDHDMDGADRAASDAGPISGAEQQWKKTRLISMMEEVCKRYRLYYQQVQTVINSFETVAGFSNAAPFAAMALRAMAKHFKCLKSMILSQLRNTKVAAGKEGLSKDIVMFGLAGGSAAALQRASSMAAFGQPHNIWRPQRGLPERAVSVLRAWLFEHFLHPYPTDGDKQMLAKQTGLTRNQVSNWFINARVRLWKPMVEEIHNLEMRQVHKHPVLDKGQHVLHHQTQHSSESSGKPSDPSDSHLGQSSSLTRNHNIPASQGFADELSEMSHSIQQGQVTFAYNGLSTAHHSLASSQHHQQAGPMSGIGGAGNGGVSLTLGLHQNNRVCIAEPLPESLPPNLAHRFGLEEVSDPYMMGSFGNQDRHFGKEMGGHLVHDFVG; from the exons ATGTCGTCCGCCGCGGGCGGGTACGGCGGCGGTGCGGGGAGCGGCGCCGAGCCCCActgccacggccacggccacggcgaCTTCATGCTGCACCACCATGCACAGCATATCGCCGCCCAGCAGCTCTACCACGTGCCGCAGCACAGCCGTCGCGAGAAGCTACGGTTTCCGCCGGACGACTCGCCCCCACACGCCTCCGCTTCCGccccgcagcagcagcacgccGGGGTGGCctggccgcctccgccgccgccgccggcgttcTACTCCTACGCGTCCTCCTCCACGTCGTCCTACTCCCCGCACAGCCCCACGCTGGCGCAGGCGCAGCTCGTCGTGGCGCACGGCCTCGCCCCGCCGCCGCTCTCGTCGCAGATCCCGACGCAGAACTTCGCGCTCTCGctctcgtcctcgtcctcgaacCCACCGCCCGCGCCGCCCCCGCAGCAGAGGAGGGCGCACGCCGCGCCCTCGGCGCCCTTCGGGCCCTTCACTGGCTACGCGGCCGTGCTCGGGCGCTCCCGTTTCCTCGGCCCTGCGGAGAAGCTGCTCGAGGAGATCTGCGATGTCGGGGGCGCCGCCTCGCACGTGGACCGGAGCGTCTCCGACGAGGGCGTGCTCGACGCTGATCCGATGGAAGCCATCGATCACGACATGGACGGCGCCGACCGCGCCGCCTCGGACGCTGGGCCAATCTCCGGCGCCGAGCAGCAGTGGAAGAAGACTAGGCTTATCTCCATGATGGAAGAG GTTTGCAAGAGGTACCGGCTGTACTACCAGCAGGTCCAGACAGTGATCAACTCGTTCGAGACCGTGGCCGGGTTCAGCAACGCTGCCCCATTCGCGGCGATGGCGCTGAGAGCCATGGCGAAGCACTTCAAGTGCCTGAAGAGCATGATACTGAGCCAGCTGCGCAACACCAAGGTCGCTGCCGGCAAGGAGGGGCTCAGCAAGGACATCGTCATGTTCGGGCTCGCTGGCGGCAGCGCGGCTGCCCTCCAGAGAGCTAGCAGCATGGCCGCCTTCGGCCAGCCGCACAACATCTGGCGGCCACAGAGAGGGCTGCCGGAGCGCGCAGTGTCTGTCCTCCGCGCTTGGCTCTTCGAACACTTCCTGCACCC ATATCCTACTGATGGAGACAAGCAAATGCTTGCTAAACAGACGGGTTTAACACGGAACCAG GTATCAAACTGGTTTATTAATGCAAGGGTTCGTCTTTGGAAGCCAATGGTGGAGGAAATCCACAACCTCGAGATGAGGCAGGTGCACAAACACCCTGTTCTCGACAAGGGACAGCACGTGTTGCATCACCAAACCCAGCATTCGTCTGAGAGCAGTGGAAAACCCTCTGATCCTTCCGACTCTCATctcggccaaagcagcagcCTCACTAGGAACCACAACATCCCTGCGTCCCAGGGTTTTGCAGATGAGCTCTCCGAGATGTCCCACTCTATTCAGCAGGGGCAGGTAACCTTTGCATACAATGGGCTGTCGACGGCACACCACAGCCTCGCTTCGTCGCAGCACCACCAGCAGGCAGGGCCAATGAGTGGCATTGGTGGTGCGGGGAACGGTGGCGTCTCCCTCACCCTTGGCCTCCACCAGAACAACAGAGTCTGTATTGCCGAGCCACTCCCGGAGTCCCTCCCTCCCAACCTCGCTCACCGTTTTGGGCTGGAGGAGGTCAGCGACCCCTACATGATGGGCTCTTTCGGAAACCAGGACCGGCATTTCGGCAAGGAGATGGGTGGCCATTTGGTGCATGACTTTGTTGGCTGA